In Epilithonimonas zeae, a single window of DNA contains:
- a CDS encoding DUF3341 domain-containing protein has protein sequence MSTTKIIYGLYGDDDDLMHGVKAFTDKGISINEVYTPFPVHGLDKALGLKKTRISDAAFIYACYGVTIGITLTAYIMNHDWPQNIGGKPSFDWLHNMPAFVDPMFELMVFCSAHLMSLTFLVRNKMYPGAKPQNPDPRTTDDKFMMEFVSDDVETIKQLLIDTGVEEITVKDA, from the coding sequence ATGAGCACCACTAAGATTATATATGGACTTTACGGCGACGACGATGATTTGATGCACGGCGTTAAAGCCTTTACTGATAAAGGAATATCTATAAACGAAGTTTATACGCCATTCCCTGTTCACGGACTTGACAAAGCTCTTGGATTAAAGAAAACTAGAATTTCTGACGCAGCATTTATCTATGCTTGTTATGGAGTTACCATCGGTATCACTTTGACAGCATATATTATGAATCACGACTGGCCACAGAATATTGGTGGTAAACCATCATTTGACTGGTTGCACAATATGCCGGCTTTCGTGGATCCAATGTTCGAATTGATGGTATTCTGTTCTGCTCACTTGATGTCATTGACTTTCTTGGTAAGAAACAAAATGTATCCTGGAGCAAAACCTCAGAATCCAGATCCAAGAACTACGGATGACAAGTTTATGATGGAGTTTGTGTCTGATGATGTTGAAACGATTAAACAACTGTTGATTGATACAGGTGTTGAAGAAATAACTGTTAAAGATGCCTAA
- the nrfD gene encoding NrfD/PsrC family molybdoenzyme membrane anchor subunit — protein sequence MSGHYEAPIREPLIIGHKTYHDITEDIARPIEERAGKLWWASLYAALVLFVYGFGCIAYTVGTGIGAWGLNRTINWGWDITNFVWWVGIGHAGTLISAVLLLFRQRWRMSVNRSAEAMTIFAVCQAAIFPVIHMGRVWVGYWVFPLPNQFGTLWTNFNSPLLWDVFAISTYFSVSVVFWFMGLIPDFAMIRDRAKTPFNKKIYTLLAFGWGGKAKHWQRFEELSLVLAGLATPLVFSVHTTVSFDFATSVIKGWHSTIYPPYFVAGAIFSGFAMVQTLLLVARKVCHLEDYITMYHIEIMNIVIVVTGGMVTVAYATEYFIGWYSGSRFEDFTYLSPGAAVGPYWWAFWALIICNLVVPAAFWFKKVRTNIFWTFIIALIINIGMWFERFDIIVINLSRDYLPSSWTMFKPTVIDVGVYLGTIGFFSVLFLLYARTFPVIAQAELKSILKISGETYKAKEGDEHH from the coding sequence ATGTCAGGACATTACGAAGCTCCGATAAGGGAACCTTTAATTATTGGTCATAAGACTTATCACGATATCACAGAAGATATCGCAAGACCTATCGAAGAACGTGCAGGAAAATTATGGTGGGCATCATTGTATGCGGCTTTAGTTCTGTTCGTTTATGGATTCGGTTGTATCGCTTATACTGTGGGAACAGGTATCGGTGCGTGGGGACTTAACAGAACTATCAACTGGGGTTGGGATATTACTAACTTCGTATGGTGGGTAGGTATCGGTCACGCCGGAACATTGATCTCTGCTGTACTACTATTATTTAGACAAAGATGGAGAATGTCTGTTAACCGTTCTGCAGAAGCGATGACTATCTTCGCGGTTTGTCAGGCGGCTATCTTCCCGGTTATCCACATGGGTAGAGTTTGGGTTGGATATTGGGTTTTCCCTTTGCCTAACCAATTCGGTACACTTTGGACCAACTTCAACTCGCCGTTACTTTGGGACGTATTTGCAATCTCGACTTATTTCTCTGTATCAGTGGTATTCTGGTTTATGGGATTGATTCCTGACTTTGCAATGATTAGAGATAGAGCTAAAACGCCTTTCAATAAAAAGATTTATACACTTCTTGCTTTTGGATGGGGTGGAAAAGCAAAACACTGGCAAAGATTCGAAGAGCTATCTTTGGTTCTTGCAGGTTTAGCGACGCCACTTGTATTCTCGGTACACACGACCGTATCATTTGACTTTGCTACGTCGGTAATCAAAGGATGGCACTCAACAATCTATCCTCCATATTTCGTGGCTGGTGCGATCTTCTCAGGCTTTGCAATGGTACAAACACTATTGTTGGTAGCAAGAAAAGTTTGTCACCTTGAAGATTATATCACTATGTACCACATCGAGATTATGAATATCGTAATCGTTGTAACAGGTGGTATGGTAACTGTAGCTTACGCCACTGAATATTTTATCGGATGGTATTCTGGATCAAGATTTGAAGATTTTACTTATCTTTCTCCAGGAGCAGCAGTAGGGCCTTATTGGTGGGCATTCTGGGCATTGATTATCTGTAACTTGGTTGTACCGGCAGCGTTCTGGTTCAAAAAAGTTAGAACCAATATCTTCTGGACATTCATCATCGCATTGATTATCAACATCGGTATGTGGTTTGAGCGTTTTGATATTATCGTTATCAACTTGTCTAGAGATTATTTACCATCTTCTTGGACGATGTTTAAGCCAACTGTTATTGACGTTGGTGTATATCTTGGAACAATCGGTTTCTTCTCTGTATTATTCCTTTTATATGCGAGAACATTCCCTGTAATTGCACAGGCCGAATTGAAGAGTATTTTGAAAATTTCCGGTGAAACTTATAAAGCAAAAGAAGGAGATGAGCACCACTAA
- a CDS encoding TAT-variant-translocated molybdopterin oxidoreductase → MASNKIQFRSIHELKDPTLNGKLAAKEFQNEIPVEEFLDDSSKEGTSRRDFLKLLGFSTAAVTLAACEAPVIKTIPYVVKPHDIIPGIPNFYASSYFDGFDFSSVLVKTREGRPIRIDPNPAAGSLGTTNARAQASVLSLYDNDKVKKPALNGDEQEDFNKVDDFILKGLTESQAGGKKIVVLSHSFPSPTFKKLFGDFKAKYPSAELVTYDAIPYAAALDAAQEVFGQRALPVYDLSTSQLVVSFNADFLGDYNASSLEVSYAAARKPGPDMLRHIQVESNLSLTGANSDSRYRLKPSAVFKTLVEVYNGLNGGPSDKVASEIVKELQAKGDKAVVLADGSKAAYVLAHLINQKLGSKAFTGKANFLKEYDNARFNEFLSWLNGGQVGVLITNNINPIYSHAKGQSLKAAIEKVSYSVAITDKKNDIYKASKAVIPFAHWLESWGDITPETGAYSLMQPTIQKIYKSRQLEESILVWINGKNSPANNYYDYLKANALTLNAGKTFNKTLYNGFTEGGISTGLAYSGGNAAQAVAELSAFKAGQLELQLYTKSAIGDGTQSNNPWLMEMPDPISRLSWDNYLTISPKDAKALGLENKLNARMQLDGDTVKLTVNGVTLENVPVFIQPGQAEGSLGLALGYGKKDSGKVADTGVNAYPLFDGYNTVLTNVKIEKTGEDYEFAGMQLQNTLMGRYEIAKEVTLDDFINKPVDEWNKPLAMHTIGGELPIGKIDLWDSFDDTDGPHFNLSVDLNSCTGCGACVIACQAENNVAVVGKEEIRMSRDMYWLRIDRYYSTEQKVEVYEGLKEGMAVPELYGSSLLGIEGALENAAENPDVIFQPVMCQHCNHAPCETVCPVAATSHGKQGQNQMAYNRCIGTRYCANNCPYKVRRFNWFNYALNDKFDFNMNNDLGRMVLNPDVVTRTRGVMEKCSLCIQETQLTILNAKKDGRRVTDAEFQASCACAAACSTGAMKFGDMNDVDSEVRSLFNSNRKYTLLEEIGTKPNVFYHTKIRNRKESLNNK, encoded by the coding sequence ATGGCTTCAAATAAAATACAATTCAGAAGTATTCACGAACTAAAAGATCCAACTTTGAATGGAAAGTTGGCTGCTAAAGAGTTCCAGAATGAAATTCCGGTTGAAGAATTCTTAGACGATTCTAGTAAAGAAGGAACTTCTCGTAGAGATTTTCTTAAGTTGCTGGGATTCTCTACAGCTGCTGTAACTTTGGCAGCTTGTGAAGCTCCGGTTATCAAAACAATTCCTTATGTGGTTAAACCACACGATATTATTCCAGGGATTCCTAATTTCTATGCGTCTTCCTATTTTGATGGTTTCGATTTCTCTAGCGTTTTAGTTAAAACAAGAGAAGGTCGTCCTATCAGAATCGATCCTAATCCTGCTGCGGGTTCTCTTGGAACAACCAATGCAAGAGCTCAGGCAAGTGTTCTTTCTCTTTATGATAATGATAAAGTGAAAAAACCAGCTTTGAATGGTGATGAGCAAGAAGATTTCAATAAAGTTGATGATTTTATCCTAAAAGGTTTAACAGAATCTCAGGCTGGCGGAAAAAAGATTGTAGTATTATCTCACTCTTTCCCAAGTCCAACTTTCAAAAAGTTGTTTGGAGATTTCAAAGCAAAATATCCTTCAGCTGAATTAGTAACTTATGATGCAATTCCTTACGCAGCAGCATTAGATGCAGCTCAGGAAGTTTTCGGACAAAGAGCATTACCGGTTTACGATCTTAGCACTTCTCAGTTAGTTGTTTCTTTCAATGCAGATTTCCTGGGAGATTATAATGCTTCTAGCTTAGAAGTTTCTTATGCTGCAGCTAGAAAACCAGGTCCTGATATGTTAAGGCATATTCAAGTTGAATCAAACCTTAGTTTGACTGGTGCTAACTCAGATTCAAGATACAGATTGAAGCCAAGTGCAGTTTTCAAAACTTTGGTTGAAGTTTATAATGGATTAAATGGAGGACCTTCTGATAAAGTAGCTTCTGAAATCGTTAAAGAACTTCAGGCAAAAGGAGATAAAGCAGTTGTTTTGGCAGATGGTTCAAAAGCAGCTTATGTTTTAGCTCACTTAATCAATCAAAAATTAGGATCCAAAGCTTTCACTGGTAAAGCTAATTTCCTTAAAGAATATGACAACGCAAGATTCAATGAATTTTTATCTTGGTTGAATGGAGGACAAGTTGGTGTTCTTATTACTAATAATATCAACCCAATCTACTCTCACGCAAAAGGACAATCTTTAAAAGCAGCGATTGAAAAAGTTTCTTACTCTGTAGCCATTACAGATAAGAAAAATGATATCTATAAAGCTTCTAAAGCAGTTATTCCTTTCGCACACTGGCTAGAATCTTGGGGAGATATCACTCCGGAAACTGGAGCTTACTCTTTGATGCAGCCAACAATCCAAAAAATCTACAAATCCAGACAGCTTGAAGAATCTATCTTAGTTTGGATCAACGGAAAAAATAGTCCTGCTAACAATTACTACGATTATCTTAAGGCTAATGCTTTAACACTTAATGCTGGTAAAACTTTCAATAAAACACTTTATAATGGTTTTACAGAAGGTGGAATTTCTACAGGATTAGCTTATTCTGGTGGAAATGCAGCTCAAGCTGTTGCTGAATTATCAGCTTTCAAAGCAGGTCAATTAGAATTACAACTTTATACTAAGTCAGCAATAGGAGACGGAACACAATCTAACAACCCTTGGTTGATGGAAATGCCGGATCCAATCTCTAGACTATCTTGGGATAACTACCTGACGATTTCTCCAAAAGATGCAAAAGCTTTGGGTCTTGAGAATAAGCTTAATGCGAGAATGCAGTTGGACGGAGATACTGTTAAATTAACAGTAAATGGTGTTACTCTTGAGAATGTTCCAGTATTTATTCAGCCAGGTCAGGCAGAGGGTTCATTAGGATTGGCGCTTGGTTATGGTAAAAAAGATTCTGGTAAAGTAGCTGATACAGGTGTTAATGCTTATCCATTATTCGATGGTTACAATACAGTTCTTACGAATGTAAAAATTGAAAAAACAGGAGAAGATTATGAATTTGCAGGGATGCAGCTTCAAAATACATTGATGGGTCGTTATGAGATCGCTAAAGAAGTTACCTTGGACGATTTCATCAACAAACCAGTAGATGAGTGGAACAAACCTTTGGCAATGCACACAATTGGAGGTGAACTTCCAATTGGTAAAATTGACCTTTGGGATTCTTTTGATGATACAGATGGTCCTCACTTCAACTTATCAGTTGACCTTAACTCGTGTACTGGTTGTGGTGCTTGTGTTATTGCTTGTCAGGCTGAAAACAATGTTGCTGTTGTAGGTAAAGAAGAAATCAGAATGTCTAGAGATATGTATTGGTTAAGAATTGACCGTTACTATTCTACAGAACAAAAAGTTGAAGTTTACGAAGGTCTTAAAGAAGGAATGGCAGTGCCAGAACTTTACGGAAGTAGCCTTTTAGGAATTGAGGGAGCATTGGAAAATGCGGCTGAGAATCCAGATGTAATCTTCCAGCCGGTAATGTGTCAGCACTGTAACCACGCTCCTTGTGAGACTGTTTGTCCGGTTGCTGCAACATCTCATGGTAAGCAAGGTCAAAACCAAATGGCTTACAACAGATGTATCGGTACTAGATATTGTGCGAACAACTGTCCTTATAAAGTAAGAAGATTCAACTGGTTCAATTATGCATTGAATGACAAGTTTGACTTCAATATGAATAATGACCTTGGAAGAATGGTTCTTAACCCAGACGTTGTTACAAGAACAAGAGGGGTAATGGAGAAATGTTCATTGTGTATCCAAGAAACTCAGTTGACTATCCTGAATGCTAAAAAAGATGGCAGAAGAGTAACAGATGCAGAGTTCCAGGCTTCTTGTGCTTGTGCTGCTGCTTGTTCTACCGGCGCTATGAAATTTGGAGATATGAATGATGTAGATTCAGAAGTTCGTAGCTTGTTCAATAGCAACAGAAAATACACGTTGTTAGAAGAGATTGGTACAAAACCAAACGTATTCTATCACACAAAAATCAGAAACAGAAAAGAAAGTTTAAATAATAAATAG
- a CDS encoding c-type cytochrome, translating to MISWRKHYKKGLIAIGLLLSTGASVYAQGDPKKGQELFKANCTACHALDKKVVGPALGGVVEKVKKDGQDVDWLHKWISNNEKLRASGDAYANKIYEENGKVAMQVFEGKLSDQDIDDILEYTTNPPKEEPAAEAEGATAVDTTASIEAAKAQQLNSKIMIAALIAIAGLLFWLLLKIRQLVKIQQSPELSELNSTRVVSFSALYEKYSFVGKGIVGLLALFAAYGVWNWLMWVGVYKGYAPEQPIYFSHKIHAGENKIDCQLCHSGAKYGKVSEIPSLNVCMNCHRSISEYKGKYIEPGKDREFYTSQIKTLYAHVGWDESKQAYTGKTEPVEWTRIHNMPDFVYFNHSQHVVAGEQAIINSFNAKQKDASNKIDVVCKACHGKIDTMNVVQMANNFTMGWCIDCHRTTEVDMNNGYNKEYFKNLHDKLKKQYGEGSKITVDAIGGLECGKCHY from the coding sequence ATGATTAGTTGGAGAAAGCATTACAAAAAGGGTCTGATAGCAATTGGTCTATTGTTGTCAACCGGCGCTTCCGTTTATGCACAAGGTGATCCGAAAAAGGGACAGGAGCTTTTCAAGGCAAACTGTACTGCTTGTCACGCATTGGACAAAAAAGTTGTAGGACCTGCACTTGGCGGTGTTGTTGAAAAAGTTAAAAAAGACGGTCAGGATGTTGATTGGCTTCATAAATGGATCAGCAATAATGAGAAGCTTAGAGCATCTGGTGATGCATACGCAAACAAAATCTATGAAGAAAATGGAAAGGTTGCGATGCAGGTATTCGAAGGGAAACTTTCTGATCAGGATATCGATGATATCTTAGAATACACCACCAATCCTCCAAAAGAAGAGCCGGCAGCAGAAGCTGAGGGCGCAACAGCAGTAGATACTACTGCATCTATCGAAGCGGCAAAAGCTCAACAATTGAATTCTAAAATTATGATTGCTGCACTGATCGCAATCGCAGGATTATTGTTCTGGTTGTTGCTTAAAATTCGTCAATTAGTAAAAATCCAACAGTCTCCAGAGTTATCAGAACTTAATTCTACAAGAGTTGTTTCTTTCTCTGCTTTATATGAGAAGTATAGTTTTGTAGGAAAAGGTATCGTTGGTTTGCTAGCGTTATTCGCTGCTTATGGTGTTTGGAACTGGTTGATGTGGGTTGGTGTTTATAAAGGATACGCTCCTGAACAACCAATTTACTTCTCTCACAAGATCCACGCCGGAGAAAATAAAATCGACTGTCAGCTTTGTCACTCAGGTGCTAAGTATGGTAAAGTTTCCGAGATTCCTTCTCTTAACGTTTGTATGAACTGTCACAGATCTATTTCTGAGTATAAAGGTAAATACATCGAGCCAGGAAAAGACAGAGAATTCTACACAAGTCAAATCAAAACGCTTTACGCACACGTAGGTTGGGATGAGTCTAAACAAGCTTATACTGGTAAAACAGAACCGGTAGAGTGGACAAGAATTCACAATATGCCAGACTTCGTATATTTCAATCACTCACAACACGTTGTAGCTGGTGAGCAGGCAATTATCAATAGCTTCAACGCTAAGCAAAAAGATGCCTCAAACAAAATTGATGTCGTTTGTAAAGCTTGTCACGGTAAAATTGATACAATGAACGTGGTTCAGATGGCTAACAACTTCACAATGGGTTGGTGTATCGATTGTCACAGAACTACAGAAGTAGATATGAACAACGGTTATAATAAAGAATACTTCAAAAATTTGCATGATAAGTTGAAAAAACAATATGGTGAAGGAAGCAAGATCACTGTAGATGCAATTGGAGGTCTTGAGTGTGGTAAATGTCATTATTAA
- a CDS encoding sporulation protein, whose amino-acid sequence MNHLLKLFIFSALFCFYQIDAQYVVKKDTLSGTELSFSLDERVNDALEKIEDKCDRNVGAPVKTPTKVLVASRELTNAEICRKNPKIMGFKIQVVIVKSNDEARKIATEFRGNFRNLKVETDASLRPNYKILAGSYFSTQSASDDLRNIKKVYPSARVIPYAVFCVEAK is encoded by the coding sequence ATGAACCATCTGCTTAAGCTTTTCATCTTCTCAGCTCTATTTTGTTTTTACCAAATTGATGCTCAATATGTTGTAAAAAAAGATACTTTATCGGGAACTGAACTTTCTTTCTCACTGGATGAACGTGTAAATGATGCTTTGGAAAAGATAGAGGACAAATGCGACCGTAATGTAGGTGCTCCTGTAAAAACTCCGACAAAAGTTCTTGTCGCTAGCAGAGAACTTACAAATGCTGAGATTTGCAGAAAGAATCCAAAAATTATGGGTTTCAAAATCCAGGTGGTAATTGTAAAAAGTAATGATGAAGCCAGAAAAATTGCTACAGAATTCCGAGGTAACTTTAGAAATCTAAAAGTAGAAACAGATGCTTCTTTAAGACCTAATTATAAAATACTGGCAGGAAGTTATTTCTCGACACAAAGCGCATCCGACGATCTTCGGAATATAAAAAAGGTTTATCCTTCCGCAAGAGTCATTCCTTACGCCGTCTTTTGTGTGGAAGCTAAATAA
- a CDS encoding DUF6080 domain-containing protein, whose translation MKILNKILSILKIIFPSTKAELLIFLFFVILYGANAWFIAENFRIVYDDRIPWDGYFSFDNRAIVQTGGGFERHPLSNYFFDCIRDFALWISGNRYDSVFRLVLSLFSTVVISLANVQIFKYLNNIIQLPLKISLLILAFYGLFVTNILLSFTPETYTYTLLFLSIFNYYSARKIQEEKAISFGATIFGSVFIGGLTITNIIKVYIPFLFEKKIFWNWKKIGMAVAKIATSVVVFVFLFMLRLNFNFQNFLNKTEEQYDKFSQPKVTPLWDMIYSWFFGGNILFSNYEIRDYHNKDKTFYYKALFMDVYTSAVPYIFIALVLVMMTWSVFKNYKNKLVWILVITFLFDVLVHCILKFGLHTSYIYGGHFVFVYPLLLGWLFFSFREKAMITSLIFGMLLIMTVYIGVNNFYRITEFYQFLETYYR comes from the coding sequence TTGAAAATCCTGAATAAAATTCTATCCATTCTGAAAATCATTTTTCCTTCAACTAAAGCAGAATTGTTGATTTTCCTATTTTTTGTCATTCTTTATGGCGCAAATGCGTGGTTCATTGCGGAGAATTTCCGAATCGTTTATGATGACAGAATTCCATGGGATGGGTATTTCAGTTTTGATAATAGAGCGATTGTGCAGACTGGAGGTGGTTTTGAAAGACATCCATTATCCAATTATTTTTTCGATTGCATCAGAGATTTTGCGTTATGGATTTCCGGAAATCGATATGATTCTGTTTTTAGGCTTGTTTTGTCATTATTTTCAACCGTTGTGATTTCTCTTGCCAATGTTCAAATCTTCAAATATCTCAATAATATTATTCAACTTCCATTGAAAATCAGCTTGTTGATTTTGGCTTTTTACGGATTGTTTGTGACGAATATTTTGTTGAGTTTCACGCCAGAAACTTATACTTACACTTTATTGTTTCTTTCAATTTTCAATTATTATTCAGCAAGAAAAATTCAGGAAGAAAAAGCAATTTCATTTGGAGCAACGATTTTCGGTTCTGTTTTCATCGGTGGATTGACGATTACCAATATTATTAAAGTTTATATTCCGTTCTTGTTTGAGAAAAAAATCTTCTGGAACTGGAAAAAAATCGGAATGGCGGTGGCGAAAATTGCGACTTCAGTTGTTGTTTTTGTATTCCTTTTTATGCTGAGACTGAATTTTAACTTCCAGAATTTCCTCAACAAAACCGAAGAACAATATGACAAATTCTCTCAGCCAAAAGTGACACCACTTTGGGATATGATTTACTCTTGGTTTTTTGGCGGGAATATTTTGTTTTCGAATTACGAAATCCGAGACTATCATAACAAAGACAAAACGTTTTATTACAAAGCTTTGTTTATGGATGTTTATACATCAGCGGTTCCATATATTTTCATAGCGCTTGTTTTAGTAATGATGACTTGGAGTGTTTTCAAAAACTATAAAAACAAATTGGTTTGGATTCTTGTAATTACATTTTTATTTGATGTTTTGGTTCATTGCATTTTGAAATTCGGACTTCATACGTCTTATATTTATGGTGGGCATTTCGTGTTTGTATATCCACTTTTGCTCGGTTGGCTGTTCTTTAGTTTTAGGGAAAAAGCAATGATAACGAGTTTAATTTTCGGAATGCTTTTGATAATGACCGTTTACATTGGCGTCAATAATTTTTATCGAATCACAGAGTTTTACCAATTTCTGGAAACTTACTACAGATAA